One stretch of Bosea vaviloviae DNA includes these proteins:
- a CDS encoding type II toxin-antitoxin system Phd/YefM family antitoxin, whose protein sequence is MVKTVSAAQANREFSKLMQIAETGEEVVVTSRGKPKVKIVRADDADSEMERRQKAFDELTRRLNSQTAQNLPRATRDDMYD, encoded by the coding sequence ATGGTAAAAACCGTTTCCGCCGCACAAGCCAACCGTGAATTTTCCAAGCTGATGCAGATCGCCGAGACCGGCGAGGAGGTGGTCGTGACATCGCGCGGCAAGCCGAAGGTCAAGATCGTTCGCGCGGACGACGCCGACAGCGAGATGGAGCGGCGGCAAAAAGCTTTCGACGAGCTGACGCGGCGGCTCAACAGCCAAACGGCTCAGAATCTGCCTCGCGCGACGCGTGACGACATGTACGACTGA
- the accD gene encoding acetyl-CoA carboxylase, carboxyltransferase subunit beta: protein MNWISEVVRPRIKTLFKRESPENLWIKCPDSGQMVFHKDVEANGFVIPGSDHHLRVTATDRLRLTFDEGKWLDVALPEVAIDPLKFRDEKRYIDRLKDARAKTGAIDAFKVGYGRVQGLAMTLAVQDFHFMGGSLGMAAGEAFIKGAETALEKKTPYVVFAASGGARMQEGILSLMQLPRTTVAVRMLRNAGLPYFVVLTNPTTGGVTASYAMLGDIHIAEPGALIGFAGPRVIEQTIREKLPDGFQRAEYLKDHGMVDMVVHRHEIPATLARLGRLLTKQPAPNGVAKPPLPVAEAV, encoded by the coding sequence ATGAACTGGATTTCCGAAGTCGTTCGGCCGCGGATCAAGACGCTGTTCAAGCGCGAGAGCCCGGAGAATCTCTGGATCAAATGCCCGGATTCCGGACAGATGGTCTTCCACAAGGATGTCGAGGCCAATGGCTTCGTCATCCCCGGCTCCGACCATCATCTGCGCGTCACCGCGACCGACCGGCTGCGCCTGACCTTCGACGAGGGCAAATGGCTCGACGTCGCCCTGCCCGAGGTTGCGATCGACCCGCTGAAGTTCCGCGACGAGAAGCGCTATATCGACCGGCTGAAGGACGCTCGCGCCAAGACCGGCGCGATTGACGCCTTCAAGGTCGGTTACGGCCGCGTCCAGGGCCTGGCGATGACGCTTGCCGTGCAGGATTTCCACTTCATGGGCGGCTCGCTCGGCATGGCGGCGGGCGAGGCCTTCATCAAGGGCGCCGAGACCGCGCTCGAGAAGAAGACGCCTTATGTCGTCTTCGCCGCCTCGGGCGGCGCGCGTATGCAGGAGGGCATCCTCTCGCTGATGCAATTGCCCCGCACCACCGTGGCGGTGCGCATGCTGCGCAATGCCGGCCTGCCCTATTTCGTGGTGCTGACCAACCCGACCACGGGTGGCGTGACAGCCTCCTACGCGATGCTGGGCGACATCCATATCGCCGAGCCCGGTGCGCTGATCGGCTTCGCCGGCCCGCGCGTGATCGAGCAGACCATTCGCGAGAAATTGCCGGACGGCTTCCAGCGCGCCGAATACCTCAAGGACCACGGCATGGTCGACATGGTGGTGCACCGCCATGAGATTCCGGCGACGCTGGCCCGGCTCGGACGGCTGCTGACGAAGCAGCCCGCGCCGAATGGCGTCGCGAAGCCGCCGCTTCCGGTCGCCGAGGCCGTCTGA
- a CDS encoding PIN domain-containing protein, translating to MLVAFDTNILVYAEGLNDPQREARAKELRSILGPKRIFLASQVVGEFYNVLTRKYRTPLDRARSICREWNSTCASGAATEATFADATDLATEAGLQIWDAVILATAADANCAALLSEDMQHGFVYRAVTVINPFAEPPHPLLADALRHHR from the coding sequence ATGCTGGTCGCGTTCGATACCAACATCCTTGTCTATGCCGAAGGCTTGAACGATCCGCAGCGCGAGGCGCGAGCGAAGGAGCTTCGCTCGATACTTGGACCGAAGCGCATATTCCTGGCATCGCAAGTCGTCGGCGAATTCTACAATGTCCTCACCCGGAAATATCGGACGCCCCTCGATCGGGCGCGCAGCATTTGCCGGGAGTGGAACAGTACCTGCGCTTCAGGCGCAGCGACCGAGGCGACATTCGCTGATGCGACCGACCTCGCAACCGAGGCCGGCTTGCAAATCTGGGATGCCGTGATCCTGGCAACGGCGGCTGATGCAAATTGTGCGGCCCTGCTCTCCGAGGACATGCAGCACGGCTTCGTCTATCGCGCCGTGACCGTGATCAACCCGTTCGCCGAGCCGCCGCATCCGCTGCTCGCGGATGCATTGCGCCACCATCGCTAA
- a CDS encoding DUF488 domain-containing protein — protein MTLHIVRLGTPRLPDEGTRIGTVRRPPRGVRKERYAADDWYDVWFPELSPSPELVKSALTAESEAEWHGFVRAFRTEMDEPAPRRTLDLLAALSHGGRFSIGCYCEHENRCHRSVLRALLTERGAQIAGETGA, from the coding sequence ATGACCCTGCATATCGTCCGTCTCGGCACGCCCCGCCTCCCCGACGAGGGCACGCGGATCGGCACCGTGCGCCGGCCGCCGCGCGGCGTCCGCAAGGAGCGCTATGCGGCCGATGACTGGTACGACGTCTGGTTTCCGGAGCTTTCGCCCAGCCCCGAACTGGTAAAATCGGCGCTGACCGCGGAGAGCGAGGCGGAATGGCATGGCTTCGTCCGCGCCTTCCGCACCGAAATGGATGAGCCCGCGCCACGTCGTACGCTCGATCTGCTCGCCGCGCTCTCCCATGGCGGACGCTTCTCGATCGGTTGCTATTGCGAGCATGAGAACCGTTGCCACCGTTCGGTGCTGCGTGCGCTGCTGACCGAGCGCGGCGCGCAGATCGCCGGAGAGACCGGAGCTTGA
- a CDS encoding SIMPL domain-containing protein encodes MKKTILFAAMLALSGQAQAQSRDAAPAEGVVIRTEGEVRVKPDLATIQAGVVSEGKTAAEALAKNTPALAKLVEAVKAAGVASADLSTSQVALTPRLTQPSASSSPQPRAPRIDGYEARTGITVILRDIAKAGPLIDALVAAGANDMSGISFGLADEGKAKDAARAKAAESARARAELYAGKLGVKLGDLVSIVEAEAEPPARPMGDVRAYRMAAGAAPIQVEPGEITVSAALRTVWRIEK; translated from the coding sequence ATGAAGAAGACCATCCTGTTTGCGGCCATGCTGGCCCTTTCGGGCCAGGCGCAGGCCCAGAGCCGCGACGCGGCCCCCGCCGAAGGCGTCGTCATCCGCACCGAAGGCGAAGTCCGGGTGAAGCCGGATCTCGCGACGATCCAGGCCGGCGTGGTCAGCGAAGGCAAGACCGCGGCGGAGGCCCTGGCCAAGAACACGCCGGCGCTGGCCAAGCTGGTCGAGGCGGTCAAGGCGGCGGGCGTCGCCTCTGCCGATCTCTCGACCTCCCAGGTCGCGCTGACGCCGCGCCTGACCCAACCCTCGGCGTCCTCGTCGCCGCAACCGCGGGCGCCCAGGATCGACGGCTATGAGGCGCGCACCGGCATCACCGTCATCCTGCGCGACATCGCCAAGGCTGGGCCCTTGATCGATGCGCTGGTCGCTGCCGGCGCCAACGACATGTCCGGCATCAGCTTCGGCCTCGCCGATGAGGGCAAGGCCAAGGATGCTGCGCGCGCCAAGGCGGCCGAAAGCGCGCGGGCCCGTGCGGAACTCTATGCCGGCAAGCTCGGCGTGAAGCTGGGTGACCTCGTCTCGATCGTCGAGGCTGAAGCCGAGCCTCCCGCCAGGCCGATGGGCGATGTGCGGGCTTATCGCATGGCGGCGGGCGCCGCGCCGATCCAGGTCGAGCCGGGTGAGATCACGGTCAGCGCCGCGCTGCGCACCGTCTGGCGCATCGAGAAGTAG
- a CDS encoding phosphoribosylanthranilate isomerase, producing MNDHDDTFAVKICGLSTPETLAVALDAGADMIGLNFHPRSPRFVTIAQATALAAMARGRAEIVALIVDWDETQAMSLVEAVKPDWLQLHGRETPEQVRALKAATGLPVMKALGIAGTEDLAAVEAHRGVADRILLDAKPPKGAAYPGGHGRPFDWTLLAELDPGLRFMLSGGLDPANIAEAIRITRPAGVDVSSGVETAPGVKDAGRIRDFIAAARAGAQSLRP from the coding sequence ATGAACGATCATGACGACACATTTGCCGTGAAGATCTGCGGGCTCTCGACGCCGGAGACGCTGGCTGTCGCGCTCGACGCCGGCGCCGACATGATCGGCCTCAACTTCCACCCCAGAAGCCCGCGCTTCGTCACGATCGCGCAGGCGACGGCGCTGGCCGCCATGGCGCGGGGGCGGGCGGAGATCGTGGCCCTGATCGTCGACTGGGACGAGACGCAGGCCATGAGCCTGGTCGAAGCGGTGAAACCGGACTGGCTGCAGCTGCATGGCCGGGAAACGCCGGAGCAGGTGCGTGCTCTCAAGGCCGCGACCGGTCTGCCTGTGATGAAGGCGCTCGGCATCGCGGGCACCGAGGATCTTGCGGCTGTCGAAGCTCATCGCGGCGTCGCCGACCGCATTCTGCTCGACGCCAAGCCGCCCAAGGGCGCCGCCTATCCCGGCGGCCATGGCCGGCCCTTCGACTGGACCTTGCTTGCCGAACTCGACCCAGGCTTGCGCTTCATGTTATCGGGCGGGCTCGATCCGGCCAATATCGCCGAGGCGATCCGCATCACGCGACCCGCCGGGGTCGACGTCTCCTCGGGCGTCGAAACCGCGCCAGGCGTCAAGGATGCCGGCCGGATCAGGGATTTCATCGCGGCGGCGCGGGCCGGTGCGCAGAGTTTGAGACCATAG
- the trpB gene encoding tryptophan synthase subunit beta has product MNAPHNPNTYRSGPDENGRFGMFGGRFVAETLMPLILELEQAYEAAKIDPVYHAETAYGLRHYVGRPSPLYYAERLTEHFRDKAAASGLSGGAKIYLKREELNHTGSHKVNNVLGQILLARRMGKKRIIAETGAGQHGVATATLCARYGLECIVYMGAVDVARQAPNVFRMQMLGATVIPVESGTKTLKDAMNEALRDWVTNVATTFYCIGTVAGPHPYPAMVRDFQSIIGRETREQMQELEGRLPDSLIACIGGGSNAMGLFHPFLDDPSVEIYGVEAAGHGIPSGLHAASLTGGAPGVLHGNRTYLLMDADGQIKDAHSISAGLDYPGIGPEHSWLHDVGRAKYISATDEEALEAFQLISKLEGIIPALESAHALARVAELAPKKPQDHLMVVNLSGRGDKDIPQVAEILAAR; this is encoded by the coding sequence ATGAACGCGCCCCATAACCCGAACACCTACCGCTCCGGCCCTGACGAGAACGGCCGCTTCGGGATGTTCGGCGGCCGCTTCGTCGCGGAGACGCTGATGCCGCTGATCCTGGAGCTCGAACAGGCCTATGAGGCGGCCAAGATAGACCCCGTCTACCATGCCGAGACGGCCTATGGTTTGAGGCATTATGTCGGCCGGCCCTCGCCACTCTATTACGCGGAGCGCCTGACCGAGCATTTTCGCGACAAGGCGGCGGCCTCTGGCTTATCGGGCGGCGCAAAAATCTATCTGAAGCGCGAGGAGCTGAACCATACCGGCTCGCACAAGGTCAATAATGTGCTCGGCCAGATCCTGCTGGCGCGGCGCATGGGCAAGAAGCGCATCATCGCCGAGACCGGCGCCGGCCAGCACGGCGTCGCGACCGCGACGCTCTGCGCCCGCTACGGCCTGGAATGCATCGTCTATATGGGCGCGGTCGATGTCGCACGCCAAGCGCCCAACGTCTTCCGCATGCAGATGCTGGGCGCGACCGTCATCCCGGTCGAGTCAGGCACCAAGACGCTCAAGGACGCGATGAACGAGGCGTTGCGCGATTGGGTCACCAATGTCGCGACGACCTTCTACTGCATCGGCACTGTCGCGGGCCCGCATCCTTATCCCGCCATGGTGCGCGATTTCCAGTCGATCATCGGCAGGGAGACGCGCGAGCAGATGCAGGAGCTGGAAGGCCGCCTGCCGGATTCGCTGATCGCCTGCATTGGCGGTGGCTCGAATGCGATGGGCCTGTTCCATCCCTTCCTCGATGACCCCAGCGTCGAGATCTATGGCGTCGAGGCGGCTGGCCACGGCATCCCGAGCGGCCTTCACGCCGCCTCCTTGACCGGCGGCGCGCCGGGCGTGCTGCACGGCAACCGCACCTATCTGCTGATGGACGCTGACGGCCAGATCAAGGACGCGCATTCGATCTCGGCCGGGCTCGACTATCCCGGCATCGGCCCCGAGCATTCCTGGCTGCACGATGTCGGCCGGGCGAAATACATCTCGGCCACCGACGAGGAGGCGTTGGAGGCTTTCCAGCTGATCTCGAAGCTGGAGGGCATCATCCCGGCTCTGGAATCGGCCCATGCGCTCGCTCGCGTCGCCGAGCTCGCCCCGAAGAAACCGCAGGACCATCTGATGGTGGTCAATCTCTCCGGGCGCGGCGACAAGGATATCCCGCAAGTGGCGGAGATTCTGGCGGCGCGCTGA
- a CDS encoding TAXI family TRAP transporter solute-binding subunit translates to MGRRGFTALAGLLAVFGVTASVFYFVSQPKTLRLAVGPLGSEDARMAAGFVQGLNREKSSIRIRLVLTEGSEESAKKLDDGLADLAIVRPDIALPAQGDTALITRRTFPFIITTKATGIGRIADLRGRRIGVARNPAGNTVLLQRVLVQYEVGPGEVEIIGLAPDEIVPFAKEGRIDAFFSINAVGSLTNNDGLNRLRSAWGEDPMLIPIREAEAIKARYRSIETGEIVRGALGGDPPRPSENLPTISVTSRLMASQNLDDTLVGLVVKDLLALRLTLAAELPSIQGLETPSTDKDAPLSVHSGAAAFIDGEQESFFERYGDWFYLAVMGLSLLGTGGAAILGQESATRRRRAMSGLDELLALLPVIRTCSDAVELARLDREADEILTRVLSDFAKGDLDGSGLAAYRLVMDQVGRAVAERRLALVDA, encoded by the coding sequence ATGGGGCGGCGCGGCTTTACGGCTCTGGCGGGGCTACTGGCGGTCTTTGGCGTCACGGCGTCGGTTTTCTACTTCGTCAGCCAGCCCAAGACACTGCGCCTGGCCGTCGGGCCGCTGGGCTCGGAGGATGCGCGCATGGCGGCGGGCTTCGTCCAGGGGCTCAACCGCGAGAAATCCTCGATCCGCATCCGGCTTGTGCTGACCGAGGGCTCGGAGGAAAGCGCCAAGAAGCTCGACGACGGCCTGGCCGATCTCGCGATCGTGCGCCCCGACATCGCGCTGCCCGCCCAGGGCGACACGGCCCTGATCACGCGCCGCACCTTCCCCTTCATCATCACCACCAAGGCAACCGGGATCGGGCGGATCGCCGATCTGCGCGGCCGCAGGATCGGCGTCGCGCGCAATCCGGCCGGGAATACGGTGCTGCTCCAGCGCGTCCTGGTGCAATACGAGGTCGGGCCCGGCGAGGTCGAGATCATCGGGCTGGCCCCGGACGAGATCGTTCCCTTCGCCAAGGAAGGGCGCATCGACGCCTTCTTCTCGATCAATGCCGTCGGCTCGCTGACGAATAATGACGGCCTCAACCGCCTCCGTTCCGCCTGGGGCGAAGATCCCATGCTGATCCCGATTCGTGAGGCCGAGGCGATCAAGGCGCGCTACCGCTCGATCGAGACCGGCGAGATCGTGCGCGGCGCGCTCGGCGGCGACCCGCCCCGCCCCTCCGAGAACCTGCCGACGATCTCCGTCACCTCGCGCCTGATGGCCTCGCAGAATCTCGACGACACTCTCGTCGGCCTGGTGGTCAAGGACCTGCTGGCGCTGCGATTGACGCTTGCAGCCGAGCTGCCGTCGATCCAGGGGCTGGAGACGCCCTCCACCGACAAGGATGCGCCGCTCTCGGTCCATTCCGGCGCAGCCGCCTTCATCGACGGCGAGCAGGAGAGCTTCTTCGAGCGCTATGGCGACTGGTTCTATCTCGCCGTGATGGGGCTCTCCTTGCTGGGCACAGGCGGCGCCGCGATTCTGGGTCAGGAAAGCGCGACGCGCCGCCGCCGGGCGATGTCGGGGCTCGACGAATTGCTGGCGCTGCTGCCGGTGATCCGCACCTGCTCCGACGCGGTCGAGCTGGCGCGGCTCGACCGCGAGGCCGACGAGATCCTGACGCGCGTGCTCAGCGATTTCGCCAAGGGCGATCTCGACGGCTCGGGGCTCGCCGCCTACCGGCTGGTGATGGATCAGGTCGGGCGCGCGGTCGCGGAGCGGCGCCTGGCGCTGGTCGACGCATAG
- the trpA gene encoding tryptophan synthase subunit alpha, whose amino-acid sequence MTTTGQTRIQTRFQACAAEGRAALVTFITAGDPDFDTASAILHALPAAGADVIELGVPFTDPMADGIPVQLAGQRALKAGQTLKKTLAMVEAFRAAGNDTPIVLMGYYNPIYVYGVERFLGDAKAAGVDGLIVVDLPPEEDAELCLPALAAGINFIRLATPTTDDKRLPKVLQNTSGFVYYVSMTGVTGGSIANYDAVGEAVARIKRHTDLPVAVGFGVKTAADAAAIARGADGVVVGSSLVERVRLSLDVQGKATEKTVSAVTSLVAELAAGVRSAARTAA is encoded by the coding sequence ATGACAACGACCGGCCAAACCCGCATCCAGACCCGCTTCCAAGCCTGTGCCGCCGAAGGCCGCGCCGCGCTGGTGACCTTCATCACGGCGGGCGATCCCGATTTCGACACCGCCAGCGCGATCCTGCACGCTTTACCGGCCGCAGGCGCCGACGTCATCGAGCTGGGCGTACCCTTCACCGACCCGATGGCTGATGGCATCCCGGTTCAGCTTGCGGGGCAGCGCGCGCTCAAGGCCGGCCAGACCTTGAAGAAGACACTCGCCATGGTCGAGGCCTTCCGCGCGGCCGGAAACGACACGCCGATCGTGCTGATGGGCTACTACAACCCGATCTATGTCTATGGCGTCGAGCGTTTCCTGGGCGATGCGAAGGCAGCCGGCGTCGATGGCTTGATCGTGGTCGACCTGCCGCCTGAGGAAGATGCCGAGCTCTGCCTGCCGGCGCTGGCCGCGGGCATCAATTTCATCCGCCTCGCCACGCCGACGACGGATGACAAGCGCCTGCCGAAAGTGCTGCAGAATACCTCCGGCTTCGTCTATTATGTCTCGATGACGGGCGTCACCGGCGGCTCCATCGCCAATTACGACGCGGTCGGAGAAGCCGTCGCGCGGATCAAGCGCCATACCGACCTGCCCGTGGCAGTCGGTTTCGGCGTCAAGACGGCGGCTGATGCGGCCGCGATCGCTAGGGGTGCGGATGGTGTCGTCGTCGGCTCGTCGCTGGTCGAACGCGTCAGGCTTTCGTTGGATGTTCAGGGCAAGGCCACGGAAAAGACGGTTTCCGCTGTCACCTCGCTCGTCGCCGAGCTCGCAGCCGGCGTCCGCTCGGCCGCCAGGACCGCCGCCTGA